One Lepus europaeus isolate LE1 chromosome 7, mLepTim1.pri, whole genome shotgun sequence DNA segment encodes these proteins:
- the PNPLA2 gene encoding patatin-like phospholipase domain-containing protein 2: protein MFPRESKWNISFAGCGFLGVYHVGVASCLREHAPFLVANATHIYGASAGALTATALVTGACLGEAGANIIEVSKEARKRFLGPLHPSFNLVKTIRGCLLKTLPDDGHERASGRLGISLTRVSDGQNVILSHFSSKEELIQANVCSTFIPVYCGLIPPALQGVRYVDGGISDNLPLYELRNTITVSPFSGESDICPQDSSTNIHELRVTNTSIQFNLRNLYRLSKALFPPEPLVLREMCKQGYRDGLRFLRRNGLLNRPNPLLALPAAQPRDPEPAEETPRGEAPLPPRGQEDHILEHLPARLNEALLEACVEPKDLMATLSNMLPVRLATAMMVPYTLPLESAVSFTIRLLEWLPDVPEDIRWMKEQTGSICQYLMMRAKRKLGSHLPARLAEQGELRRAQSLPSVPLSCSQALPRWMRNNLSLGDALAKWEECQRQLLLGLFCTNVAFPPDALRLREPADPEPSLSAPGLPQPPC, encoded by the exons ATGTTCCCGCGGGAGAGCAAGTGGAACATCTCGTTCGCGGGCTGCGGCTTCCTGGGCGTCTACCACGTCGGCGTGGCCTCCTGCCTCCGCGAGCACGCGCCCTTCCTGGTGGCCAACGCCACGCACATCTACGGCGCCTCGGCCGGGGCGCTCACGGCCACCGCGCTCGTCACGGGCGCCTGCCTGG GTGAGGCAGGTGCCAACATCATCGAAGTGTCCAAGGAGGCCCGGAAGCggttcctggggcccctgcacccctcctTCAACCTGGTGAAGACCATCCGCGGCTGCCTGCTGAAGACCCTGCCCGACGACGGCCATGAGCGCGCCAGCGGGCGCCTGGGCATCTCGCTGACCCGCGTCTCCGACGGCCAGAACGTCATTCTGTCCCACTTCAGCTCCAAAGAGGAGCTCATCCAG GCCAACGTGTGCAGCACGTTCATCCCGGTGTACTGTGGCCTCATCCCTCCTGCCCTGCAAGGCGTG CGCTACGTGGACGGCGGCATCTCGGACAACCTGCCGCTGTACGAGCTCAGGAACACCATCACCGTGTCGCCGTTCTCGGGCGAGAGCGACATCTGCCCCCAGGACAGCTCCACCAACATCCATGAGCTCAGGGtcaccaacaccagcatccagttCAACCTGCGCAACCTCTACCGCCTGTCCAAGGCGCTCTTCCCGCCCGAGCCCCTG GTGCTGCGGGAGATGTGCAAACAGGGCTACAGGGACGGCCTGCGCTTCCTGCGGCGGAACG gCCTCTTGAACCGGCCCAACCCCTTGCTGGCGCTGCCCGCCGCCCAGCCCCGCGACCCCGAGCCAGCCGAGGAGACGCCTCGAGGAGAGGCCCCCTTGCCGCCACGGGGGCAGGAGGATCACATCCTGGAGCACCTGCCTGCACGGCTCAATGAGG CCCTACTGGAGGCCTGCgtggagcccaaggacctgatgGCCACGCTGTCCAACATGCTGCCCGTGCGCCTGGCCACCGCCATGATGGTGCCCTACACGCTGCCGCTGGAGAGCGCCGTCTCCTTCACCATCCG CCTGCTGGAGTGGCTGCCCGACGTCCCCGAGGACATCCGGTGGATGAAGGAGCAGACGGGCAGCATCTGTCAGTACCTGATGATGCGCGCCAAGAGGAAGCTGGGCAGCCACCTGCCCGCCAG gctgGCGGAGCAGGGGGAGCTGCGCCGTGCACAGTCCCTGCCCTCCGTGCCGCTGTCCTGCAGCCAGGCGCTGCCCCGCTGGATGCGCAACAACCTCTCGCTGGGGGACGCGCTGGCCAAGTGGGAGGAGTGCCAGCGCCAGCTGCTGCTCGGGCTCTTCTGCACCAACGTGGCCTTCCCGCCCGACGCCCTGCGCCTGCGCGAGCCCGCGGACCCCGAGCCCTCTCTGAGCGCCcccggcctgccccagcccccttgCTGA
- the RPLP2 gene encoding large ribosomal subunit protein P2 — protein sequence MRYVASYLLAALGGNSSPSAKDIKKILDSVGIEADDDRLNKVISELNGKNIEDVIAQGIGKLASVPAGTAVAVSAAPGSAAPAAGSAPAAAEEKKEEKKEESEESDDDMGFGLFD from the exons ATGCGCTACGTGGCCTCCTACCTGCTGGCCGCCCTCGGGGGCAACTCCTCGCCCAGCGCCAAAGACATCAAGAAGATCCTGGACAGCGTGGGCATCGAGGCGGATGACGACCGGCTGAACAAG GTCATCAGCGAGCTGAACGGGAAGAACATCGAGGACGTGATCGCGCAGG gaatcGGCAAGCTGGCCAGTGTGCCCGCCGGCACGGCCGTGGCCGTCTCTGCCGCCCCGGGCTCCGCGGCCCCCGCGGCCGGCTCGGCGCCCGCTGCAG ccgaggagaagaaggaggagaagaaggaggagtcCGAGGAGTCGGACGACGACATGGGATTCGGCCTCTTCGACTAG